From the Brassica napus cultivar Da-Ae chromosome A8, Da-Ae, whole genome shotgun sequence genome, one window contains:
- the LOC125577433 gene encoding probable WRKY transcription factor 10, whose protein sequence is MSDYSQNDNGIKPISETSSRTSLTTPQSERRSGGIVERVSARIGRDIPPLNMEHINPTLVCFLVSVTSPGFSSLSPSLQSPNMLTDSSSQIFPPSPIPNDATQEMVESSGGSHATMMISNNNLPHQPMDIDLSPQGCKKGTADIPTEESVDITSHESNADPISAPLLPSFDSEVVSEKDAMNLISLKSGSEDDDKDK, encoded by the exons ATGAGTGATTATAGTCAAAACGACAATGGTATAAAACCGATCAGCGAGACCTCTTCTCGAACCAGCTTAACAACTCCTCAGTCTGAACGAAGATCTGGTGGTATCGTTGAAAGAGTATCTGCAAGGATAGGAAGAGATATTCCACCACTGAATATGGAACACATCAACCCGACTCTTGTTTGCTTTCTTGTTAGCGTAACATCTCCAGGATTCAGTAGTCTTTCTCCATCTTTGCAATCTCCAAATATGTTGACTGACTCTTCTTCACAG ATTTTTCCTCCGAGTCCAATCCCGAATGATGCAACTCAGGAGATGGTGGAAAGTTCAGGTGGCTCCCATGCAACGATGATGATATCCAACAACAATCTTCCTCATCAGCCAATGGACATCGATCTGTCTCCTCAAGGAT GTAAAAAAGGCACTGCTGATATTCCAACGGAAGAGTCTGTTGATATCACATCTCATGAATCTAATGCTGATCCTATTAGTGCTCCTTTACTCCCTTCTTTTGACTCTGAAGTTGTTTCTGAAAAGGATGCTATGAACCTCATCTCCCTTAAAAGTGGTAGCGAAGATGATGACAAGGACAAATAA